The following proteins are encoded in a genomic region of Ornithodoros turicata isolate Travis chromosome 6, ASM3712646v1, whole genome shotgun sequence:
- the LOC135396676 gene encoding tRNA (cytosine(38)-C(5))-methyltransferase-like, with protein MDCHESNDNAPDNRLRVLELYSGIGGMHYACPPDTTRVVAAVDVNTTANVVYKFNFPETVLLQRNVQSFKQRELDSLRIDVLTMSPPCQPFTRQGLQRDAQDPRSSSFLNLIQVLPTLAHPPRYILLENVKGFETSSTCAAYLDFLTQHGFHFHRYLLSPTQFGVPNSRLRFYCLAKRGRFSDCPSACDSIWHNLPTECSRPAPLYNFLEEESDSTSEYLLPDIVLSKFAFILDIVDRNATNTCCFTKGYGHYVEGTGSVLLQSSRDAMDDVYRDVSPRVSSDDVLPASVVERLCELRLRYFTPQEVSRLMCFPEQFRFPQEVTPRQRYRLLGNSVNVRLVRELMQHLLNDADLQNKDA; from the coding sequence ATGGATTGTCACGAGAGTAACGACAATGCTCCCGATAATCGTCTCCGAGTTCTGGAGCTATACAGCGGCATCGGTGGTATGCACTACGCTTGTCCGCCCGACACAACTCGAGTCGTTGCTGCTGTAGACGTCAATACGACTGCGAACGTCGTCTATAAGTTCAACTTTCCTGAGACTGTGCTTCTGCAAAGAAACGTTCAGTCTTTCAAGCAACGTGAACTTGACAGTCTACGCATCGACGTGTTAACTATGAGCCCTCCGTGCCAGCCGTTTACACGTCAAGGACTTCAACGTGATGCACAAGACCCGCGGTCTTCGTCGTTCCTCAATCTCATCCAAGTTCTACCCACACTTGCGCACCCTCCAAGGTATATTCTCCTCGAAAACGTGAAAGGCTTTGAAACATCGTCCACTTGTGCGGCATACCTGGACTTCCTCACACAGCATGGATTTCACTTTCACCGTTACCTCCTGTCTCCAACCCAGTTTGGTGTTCCTAATTCGAGACTACGCTTCTACTGCCTCGCGAAACGTGGCCGCTTTTCAGATTGCCCCAGCGCATGCGACAGCATCTGGCACAACCTCCCGACCGAGTGCTCGCGGCCGGCACCGCTATACAACTTCCTCGAAGAGGAATCAGACTCAACCTCTGAGTATCTCTTGCCCGACATTGTGCTTTCAAAGTTTGCCTTCATCCTCGACATTGTGGACCGTAATGCGACGAACACTTGCTGTTTCACCAAAGGTTACGGACACTACGTCGAAGGCACCGGTTCTGTATTGTTGCAGAGCTCGCGCGACGCAATGGATGACGTGTACCGCGACGTCTCTCCGCGAGTTTCCTCAGACGATGTCCTACCGGCGTCAGTGGTCGAACGACTATGCGAACTTCGCTTGCGCTACTTCACACCACAAGAAGTGTCGCGTCTCATGTGCTTTCCTGAACAGTTTCGGTTTCCACAGGAAGTGACGCCTCGACAACGGTACCGGTTGCTAGGCAATAGTGTCAATGTGCGTCTTGTGCGGGAACTTATGCAGCATCTTTTAAACGATGCTGATCTTCAGAACAAAGATGCATAA